One Hemibagrus wyckioides isolate EC202008001 linkage group LG09, SWU_Hwy_1.0, whole genome shotgun sequence DNA segment encodes these proteins:
- the LOC131359789 gene encoding filamin-A-interacting protein 1 — translation MRSKGDGVDSPANGVLVVHEISEEQEEDMKLQVTDKSIKDKAQQKEKEGMLVSESEAKSTMKNNQRLSLKDMSKDDLLKLLGIMEGEIQAQEDVIRVLKSDLSRPERLESHYSSAFPTKPLKALQRDGLLINNHIHHEDVYEKPMAELDKLKDKHREAYRRMLEQLLLAEKCHRRVVHELDGEKRKHIDYMNKSDDFTNLLEQERERLKLLLKQEKAYQVRKEKEHSKRLEKVRGELNKLKSFTLMLVDEQQLHLEQIDQQSQKIQDLLQKLQEKEQRLGEVEGQAKEDRQKLLNLEVEFEVKDSNFGQQYDEMAAKLASQESQYQQMCQKQATLLRKIEEIEETNAVLQKSAEELQELRDKISQGQYGNSNLMAELENLHKIVLEMEGKDEEITKTENKCSELKRKLQTEEVNNKELKLEVEKLQKRMTELEKLEVAFSMGRNECAQLQSALDKEKGLTKELEDELVTVKIRMKEVESSELKLEKSEMFLKEELIKLKSVTVIMANERKNLAERIRSEEKKREEMEKLFKAEQEKVMVVTERLIEESKKLLKFKSEMEEKITTLVKEKDELKEKLTTEEEKCKGFSSTVHMTKLLNDEVKEEGKMSTNKGLNKEVGFLSNSSITDENKVIELTREIDRLRKRLKQLEVVEGDLMKTEDEYDMLEKKFKSEQERANSLSKQVEEMRNQIALSKVVERDEAVGQETELWRRCKLEETKNKDLQPDVQALKEKIHELMNKEDQLSQLQVNYSVLQQRFLEEEDKRKCMNNEVLNLTKELEITRRYSRALRPSNNGRRMMDVPMTSTGVQTDAGVIETGNDDDDTPAVFIKKSVQEENHIMNSLRQRSLKKPTERPSVRELYPPPASDLTLKKSWIPWMKKKESHASEKPLHINEEITHSEIKMTQKQGQPLHIRLTPDHQNSRTTLQISSSPAENIFSSAIATPSCGVHKPQITIIPSTAVSPNDRTRQPKCPERVKSPLTITTISTAKSPESIKTPSIDRPTSPISLIPISTSALAHISSSPESQEMITGRAVFKVTPEKRMVPTPVKKCNSNANIITTEDNKIHIHLGSQVKKPLENNSLMVVARADTVAHESKELSTGTVLRSPRHATISKPATNKVTSSLTITQVTPAPPRPTLSVQPVMDPQPPRSGLTRIPVSRGMKTGKALGALGIPSNVKLESKGEGQSMRIELKKPSISSATLQNSGKS, via the exons ATGAGGTCCAAAGGTGACGGAGTGGACAGCCCAGCTAATGGGGTTCTGGTTGTTCATGAGATCAGTGAAGAGCAGGAGGAGGATATGAAACTGCAGGTCACTGACAAGAGCATCAAGGACAAAGCTCAGCAGAAGGAAAAGGAGGGAATGCTTGTGTCAGAAAGTGAGGCTAAATCCACAATGAAAAATAACCAAAGATTAAGCCTGAAGGATATGTCCAAAGATGACCTTCTGAAGCTGCTGGGAATCATGGAGGGTGAAATCCAG GCTCAAGAGGATGTGATCCGAGTGCTCAAGTCTGACCTTAGTCGCCCAGAGAGGCTTGAGTCTCATTACAGCTCAGCATTTCCCACTAAACCTCTAAAGGCCCTGCAGAGAGATggccttctgatcaacaaccacATACACCATGAAGATGTGTATGAAAAGCCCATGGCAGAG TTGGACAAGCTTAAGGATAAGCACAGAGAAGCATATCGGCGCATGCTGGAGCAGTTATTACTGGCTGAGAAATGTCATCGCCGTGTTGTTCATGAGCTGGATGGGGAGAAACGCAAGCACATAGACTACATGAACAAGAGTGATGACTTCACTAACCTGCtggaacaagagagagaaag ATTGAAGCTGCTGTTGAAGCAAGAAAAAGCCTATCAAGTACGAAAAGAAAAGGAGCACTCAAAACGACTGGAAAAGGTTCGTGGAGAGCTGAACAAGTTAAAATCTTTTACACTCATGCTGGTTGATGAACAGCAACTTCATCTGGAGCAAATTGACCAGCAAAGCCAAAAAATTCAAGACCTTCTCCAAAAACTCCAGGAGAAAGAGCAGAGGCTGGGTGAAGTTGAGGGCCAAGcaaaagaagacagacagaagctCTTGAACCTTGAGGTTGAGTTTGAGGTCAAGGATTCAAACTTTGGACAACAGTATGATGAGATGGCAGCAAAACTTGCCAGCCAAGAGAGTCAGTATCAGCAGATGTGCCAAAAACAAGCAACTCTTTTACGGAAAATTGAGGAGATAGAGGAGACAAATGCAGTTCTACAGAAATCAGCAGAGGAGCTGCAGGAACTGAGGGATAAAATTAGTCAGGGACAGTATGGCAACTCCAACTTGATGGCAGAGTTAGAGAACTTGCATAAGATTGTCTTGGAGATGGAGGGCAAGGATGAGGAGATCACTAAAACAGAGAATAAATGCAGCGAGCTGAAAAGAAAGCTTCAAACTGAGGAGGTAAACAACAAGGAGTTAAAGTTGGAGGTGGAAAAATTGCAAAAGAGGATGACAGAACTAGAGAAACTGGAGGTAGCCTTCAGTATGGGCAGGAACGAATGTGCTCAGCTACAGAGTGCACTGGATAAAGAAAAAGGCTTGACAAAAGAACTGGAAGATGAGCTAGTGACAGTTAAAATTCGCATGAAAGAGGTGGAGTCATCTGAATTGAAACTGGAAAAATCAGAGATGTTCCTGAAAGAGGAGCTAATAAAGCTAAAGTCTGTCACTGTAATAATGGCCAATGAACGCAAAAACTTGGCAGAGAGAATAAGGTCtgaggaaaagaagagagaggaaatggaGAAATTGTTTAAAGCAGAACAGGAGAAGGTTATGGTTGTTACTGAGAGATTGATAGAGGAGAGTAAAAAGCTCCTAAAATTCAAATCTGAGAtggaggaaaaaataacaaCCTTGGTCAAAGAGAAAGATGAGCTGAAGGAAAAGCTTACCACTGAGGAAGAGAAGTGTAAAGGATTTAGTTCCACTGTTCATATGACAAAACTCCTAAACGATGAGGtgaaagaagaaggaaagatGTCTACAAACAAGGGGTTAAACAAAGAAGTAGGGTTCCTTTCAAATTCCAGTATAACTGATGAAAATAAAGTTATAGAACTGACTAGAGAAATTGACAGATTAAGGAAACGTCTCAAGCAGCTTGAGGTTGTCGAGGGAGATCTGATGAAAACAGAGGATGAGTATGATATGTTGGAGAAAAAGTTCAAGAGTGAGCAAGAAAGGGCAAACTCACTTTCAAAACAGGTGGAGGAAATGAGAAATCAGATAGCATTGAGTAAGGTAGTGGAGAGAGACGAGGCAGTTGGTCAAGAAACAGAGTTGTGGCGACGGTGCAAGTTAGAAGAGACCAAAAATAAAGACTTGCAACCAGATGTTCAAGCCCTGAAAGAGAAGATACATGAGCTTATGAACAAGGAGGACCAGCTTTCACAACTGCAAGTAAACTACTCTGTTCTACAGCAAAGGTTTCTTGAGGAGGAGGATAAAAGGAAATGCATGAACAATGAAGTACTCAATCTTACCAAAGAGCTTGAGATTACCAGGCGCTACAGTCGTGCCCTAAGACCCAGTAACAATGGAAGAAGGATGATGGATGTTCCAATGACGTCAACAGGAGTGCAGACTGACGCTGGTGTAATTGAGACagggaatgatgatgatgacactcCAGCAGTGTTCATTAAAAAGTCTGTCCAAGAAGAGAACCACATCATGAACAGCCTTCGACAGAGAAGCCTTAAGAAACCTACTGAAAGGCCATCAGTCAGGGAGCTCTACCCTCCACCAGCTAGTGACCTCACATTAAAGAAATCCTGGATACCTTggatgaagaagaaagaaagtcaTGCTTCAGAAAAGCCTCTGCATATTAATGAAGAAATTACACattctgaaattaaaatgaCTCAAAAGCAAGGCCAGCCATTACACATTCGACTGACTCCTGACCATCAGAACAGCAGGACAACCCTACAGATCAGCAGCTCTCCTGCAGaaaacatcttcagctctgcaaTAGCCACTCCCTCATGTGGTGTTCATAAGCCACAAATAACAATCATTCCTTCAACTGCTGTTTCTCCAAATGATCGAACCAGACAGCCAAAATGTCCAGAGAGAGTGAAATCTCCACTGACCATCACAACTATTTCAACAGCTAAGTCCCCAGAGAGCATTAAAACCCCATCTATTGACAGACCAACATCACCCATATCCCTTATACCGATTAGTACTTCTGCCTTGGCACATATATCTAGCTCCCCAGAGTCTCAGGAAATGATCACAGGCCGGGCGGTGTTCAAAGTGACTCCTGAGAAACGAATGGTCCCCACACCAGTTAAAAAGTGTAACTCGAATGCTAATATCATTACCACTGAGGACAATAAGATCCACATTCACTTAGGCTCCCAAGTCAAAAAGCCTCTTGAAAACAATAGCTTGATGGTTGTGGCTAGAGCTGACACTGTAGCACATGAAAGCAAAGAACTTTCTACAGGCACTGTGCTACGCTCTCCACGTCATGCTACAATCAGTAAACCAGCAACAAACAAAGTAACAAGCAGCCTCACCATCACTCAGGTTACCCCTGCACCACCCAGACCAACACTTTCTGTG CAGCCTGTTATGGACCCTCAGCCACCTCGATCTGGGCTCACTCGCATTCCCGTGTCTCGGGGCATGAAAACCGGGAAGGCTCTGGGGGCTCTGGGAATCCCTAGTAATGTGAAGTTGGAATCAAAAGGGGAAGGCCAGTCAATGCGTATTGAACTGAAGAAACCATCGATAAGCAGTGCGACCCTCCAGAACAGTGGAAAAAGCTAA
- the tmem30aa gene encoding transmembrane protein 30Aa has protein sequence MASAKEEDGHRSGSDPGEKSQKPDNTAFKQQRLPAWQPVLTAGAVLPAFFIIGLLFIPIGIGLFVTSNTIKEFEIDYTGVEESSPCFICTQHLSLNYSCKCSVPFTLKESFEGNVYMYYGLSNFYQNHRRYVKSRDDRQLNGLESALTSPNKDCMPYNLNNDVPIAPCGAIANSLFNDTFELFHIQDHNSRTRITLMNMGIAWWTDKFVKFRNPGGDSLTAAFAGTAQPLNWRRPVYELDPSEPENNGFINEDFIVWMRTAALPTFRKLYRIILKDRNSTTPTLPCGNYTLEVTYNYPVISFEGRKRMVLSTISWMGGKNPFLGIAYITVGTICFILGLVLLVIHYKYGNHNNNADIPN, from the exons ATGGCGTCCGCGAAAGAAGAGGACGGCCACCGCTCAGGGTCCGATCCAGGTGAGAAGAGTCAGAAACCGGATAACACGGCGTTTAAACAGCAGCGCCTTCCAGCCTGGCAGCCCGTCCTTACAGCCGGTGCCGTGCTGCCTGCTTTCTTCATCATTGGCCTCCTCTTCATCCCGATTGGCATCGGTCTCTTCGTCACGTCCAACACCATCAAAGAGTTCGAG ATTGATTACACTGGTGTTGAAGAAAGCAGTCCATGCTTCATCTGCACACAGCACCTCAGTTTGAACTACTCATGCAAATGCTCTGTCCCTTTCACTCTCAAAGAATCATTTGAG GGCAATGTCTACATGTACTATGGACTGTCCAACTTCTATCAAAATCACAGACGTTATGTCAAGTCAAGAGATGACAGGCAGCTAAATGGATTGGAATCTGCCTTAACT AGTCCCAACAAAGATTGCATGCCATACAACTTAAATAATGATGTGCCCATTGCACCATGTGGCGCTATTGCTAACAGTCTTTTTAATG ACACATTTGAGCTGTTTCACATCCAAGACCATAATAGCAGAACTCGTATTACTCTCATGAATATGGGCATTGCTTGGTGGACTGACAAGTTTGTTAAGTTCAGGAACCCTGGAGGAGACAGCCTCACAGCAGCATTTGCAG GTACTGCCCAGCCTCTCAACTGGCGCAGGCCTGTCTATGAGCTAGATCCCAGTGAACCTGAAAATAACGGCTTCATCAATGAGGACTTCATAGTGTGGATGAGAACGGCTGCTCTCCCCACCTTCAGGAAGTTGTACCGCATTATCCTGAAGGATAGGAACAGCACGACTCCAACGCTTCCTTGTGGGAACTACACCCTGGAAGTTACTTACA ACTACCCGGTAATCAGTTTTGAGGGCCGCAAGCGCATGGTCCTCAGCACCATCAGCTGGATGGGTGGGAAGAACCCCTTCCTGGGCATTGCTTACATCACTGTGGGCACTATCTGCTTCATTCTGGGTCTGGTGCTTCTGGTTATTCACTATAAATATGGTAACCACAACAATAACGCTGACATCCCCAACTAG
- the LOC131359460 gene encoding cytochrome c oxidase subunit 7A2, mitochondrial, whose amino-acid sequence MMFRHIRTLRQVAARPFSNSACRQVENKVTAKQKLFQEDNGLPVHLKGGTVDSLLFSATMALTVFGTGYVIYELFKAAMPKKSE is encoded by the exons ATGATGTTTAGGCACATCAGG ACTCTAAGGCAGGTGGCTGCTCGACCTTTTTCTAACAGCGCCTGccggcaggttgaaaacaaagTCACTGCCAAGCAGAAGTTGTTTCAG GAGGACAATGGCTTGCCTGTTCACTTGAAGGGGGGTACGGTGGATTCCCTCCTCTTCTCTGCAACAATGGCCCTCACAGTCTTTG GAACTGGATACGTCATATATGAGTTGTTTAAAGCAGCAATGCCCAAGAAGAGTGAATAA